GTAATACCTCCTGCGAAGCGCACACGTTGCTAAAAATGACGCCTCTTCCCTAGTGCAAGGGAGTCACTTTTGCAGCAACCACACCGGTGTCACAGCACACATGGTATGCTCCCCCTCGCgtggttccttttttagtCGTGGCTGGCCCCCCCGGTGGAGGTTGCTACTGACCTTTCCATAGGCGTTCTCACCGGTTGGCAGTTGCTGCGGCAGTTGCGACGGCCGCCTTTTATTCCCGCTTTGGAGATTCACGGCCGACCAGCTTGCGGCGCGTAAATGCACCATAAGTAAGTACGCACGTAcgtttgtatgtatatatgtacgtatgtacgtatgtatgtatgtatgtatgtacgtatgtatgtgtttttttttgcatggtCCTTCTTCCGCGCCGAACCTGCTTTCCACCAATTTCGTTCCCTGGTGCGAACTTCTTTTTCGCCATCCTCGAGCAAACGGCTTCGCTAACGTCGCAGTAAATGTAAAAGGTTTTGCGGTGAGCCAAGTATAGGAGGACCCCCCACGTGGGTATCAAAACCCATCGATTGAAGATAGGTGCCCTCTTGGCGTGCCATTTGGCACATTCGACCGTCACTCCCCACCCACTCGTTACACGTGCGCACACTggacacacatttttttttttttttcctttgtgtaTGCTGGTGCGCATGGCAAAAGTCGCCTTGATGAAGCGCGCCCTCCTTTGGTCAGCCCTGCTCTGTTTTAACGGTTACTACTTTTTGAAATTGCCAAGGAGTTCGTCTTATTCCTTCCTGACCAGCAGCAATATCGTCGGGAAGAAGGTTAAAAATCCAGAGGAACCAAACCGAAGCAAGAGGCTGAAATGCAGAGTGGAAGGCATAGAGTACACAGTCCGCAATGTAGACCAATCGATcgagttttacaaaaatgtgctgGGTTTTCAAGTGAGAGAGAAGGGTGACGATTTCGTGAAAATGGCCTTAGGCCCGGAAGAGGCTTATATAAAGCTagtgcaaaagggggagcagcaggaCATAACTATAGGAGAGGTATATTCGCAAAGGGGTGTGTTTGGGCGCTCTGCGTGAATGGCAAGCGGCTTTGTTCGTGCCACTTCGCTGCATCGTCGCGGCCTTACCTCTGCACCATCGCCGCCTTATCTCTGCATCATCACCGCCTTATCTCTGCATCACCACCGCCTTATCTCTGCATCACCACCGCCTTATCTCTGCATCATCACCGCCTTATCTCTGCATCATCACCGCCTTATCTCTGCACCTGTGTTGCTTTTTCCACCATTAGTGTGGACCGCCGAAACCGCGCACAAaccctttttccccacctGACAGCACTGCTTCCTGGGCCTGGGCGTAAACATGGAAGAGTTCCAAATaagcaaaacgaaaataTACGGAGGGAACGTGGAGGACGGGATAGACAAAAGGCCTATCACGGCGTGCATACTCCCGGACGAGGACGTAGGAGGAGAAAGCTTCTGCACGGGGGCTATCCATGTGATGGCTGTGCATGTGGTGTGATCATACTTAGGGTTCTCCCATTTCGCGCGCTCATTTTtatcccccctccccacccACACACACGTAGGCGCAAATTAGGCGGTTCTCAACAAACTGCTTCGTGACGGACCCGGACGGCTACGGAATCGAGGTGGTGCTGCAGGGGAAAGGCAGTAAACTGGACAGGGTtcgcatataaaaaaggaaaataagtGAAAGGAGTCCCCCTTTAAGCGcacgatttttttatatctacaCATTTGCTCACGTTTCGTCCAGCTGCCCAATCGATAATGCcccttttaacaaaatgcaAATTTACAGATACGCTTCTTTACCACGTCGACGAAGGATTCGCAAAAGTTTTACTCGGACATTTTAGGAATGgaggtaagaaaaaaaacaaaaaaaaaaatccccaaaaaaatgtttcaccCTTCAGAACAGTTACTGTGTTCAGCGTGTTCATTTCGATCTGCTCATTCGGCCCCCATATTTAGCTGATAAGGATACAAAGCCACTTGGAAGAAATTTCATACCCCTGGA
The window above is part of the Plasmodium cynomolgi strain B DNA, chromosome 11, whole genome shotgun sequence genome. Proteins encoded here:
- a CDS encoding glyoxalase I (putative); amino-acid sequence: MAKVALMKRALLWSALLCFNGYYFLKLPRSSSYSFLTSSNIVGKKVKNPEEPNRSKRLKCRVEGIEYTVRNVDQSIEFYKNVLGFQVREKGDDFVKMALGPEEAYIKLVQKGEQQDITIGEHCFLGLGVNMEEFQISKTKIYGGNVEDGIDKRPITACILPDEDVGGESFCTGAIHAQIRRFSTNCFVTDPDGYGIEVVLQGKGSKLDRIRFFTTSTKDSQKFYSDILGMELIRIQSHLEEISYPWSVYGGMSYFFSSGRNATVLQMAYAYDEDKLHMGNSLGNLILSFNDLAPVEKRLRENGIQLEESHNGWVVKDLDGYSVRLKSDK